The genome window ATAGCCAAATAGGTGGACTTTCGTCAATGGTTCAAGCCCCACAATCTAGACTAAAAGAACTTATCACAAAAGGTAAGGAGCAAGGTTATTTAACTTTTGCTGAGGTGAATGATCACCTACCACAAGATATAATTGATTCTGACCAAGTTGAAGATATTATTCGCATGATTAACGACATGGGTATTCAAGTGTTTGAAAACGCACCTGATGCCGATGAATTAATGATGGCCGAAGCCAATACTGATGAAGATGCTGCCGAAGCTGCAGCACAAGCATTAGCCACTGTAGAAAGTGAAATTGGCCGCACAACTGACCCTGTTCGTATGTATATGCGTGAAATGGGTACCGTAGAACTTCTTACTCGTAAGGGCGAAATTGTTATCGCCAAGCGTATCGAAGAAGGGATCAGAGAAGTACAACGTAGTGTTTCAGAATACCCGCCAGCAATTAACTACTTGTTAGAGCAGTGGGATAACTTTGAAGCTGAAGAATTACGTTTAACTGACATCATTATCGGTTTCTTAGACCCAGACGCACCAGACGAGGTTGCACCAACTGCAACGCACGTTGGCTCTGAACTTTCACAAGAAGATCTTAAAGATGAAGATGGCGAAGGCTCTGAAGACGATGAAGATGAAGAAGAGGAAGATACAGGCCCAGATCCTGAACTTGCTCGTGAACACTTCACTGAATTACGTAAACGCTACGAAGCAGCGAATACAGTAATTGAAGCAAAAGGCCGTAATCATCAAGATTCAGTTGAAGCTATCGATGCTATTTCTGAATGCTTTAAAGAATTCCGCTTAATTCCAAAATTATTTGATCGCTTAGTTAAAGGCATGCGTGATGTAATGGACCGAGTTCGTGTGCAAGAACGTTTGATTATGAAGCACTGTGTTGTTGGCGCTGGTATGCCAAAAACTCATTTCATCAAAATTTTTCCAGGTCATGAAACCGAAACCGAATGGTTAGAAGCTGAAATTGCAGCCGGTCACTCTTATTCAGAAAAATTAAAAATAGTTTCTTTCGACATTGAGCGTTGCGTATACAAGCTTACACACCTTGAAGAAGAAACGTTCTTAAGCGTACAAAGTATTAAAGACATCAACCGTCGTATGTCAATTGGTGAAGCGAAAGCTCGCCGAGCGAAAAAAGAAATGGTTGAAGCTAACTTACGTCTTGTTATTTCAATTGCTAAAAAATACACCAACCGTGGTTTACAATTCTTAGATCTGATCCAAGAAGGTAACATCGGTTTAATGAAAGCCGTTGATAAGTTTGAATATCGCCGTGGTTATAAGTTCTCAACTTATGCAACTTGGTGGATCCGTCAAGCAATTACACGTTCAATCGCCGACCAAGCACGCACTATACGTATTCCGGTACATATGATTGAAACGATCAACAAGCTAAACCGTATTTCTCGTCAAATGCTTCAAGAAATGGGCCGCGAGCCAACTCCTGAAGAATTAGCTGAACGTATGGTTATGCCTGAAGATAAAATTCGTAAGGTCTTAAAAATTGCTAAAGAGCCAATCTCAATGGAAACACCAATTGGTGATGATGAAGATTCGCACTTAGGTGACTTTATTGAAGATGGTAGCGGTGAATTGCCTGTTGATGCAGCAACCACAGAAAACCTTAAAAATGCTACCCACGAAGTATTAGCAGGTTTAACCGCCCGTGAAGCTAAAGTTCTTAGAATGCGTTTCGGTATCGACATGAATACTGACCACACATTAGAAGAAGTTGGTAAGCAATTTGACGTAACACGTGAGCGTATTCGTCAAATCGAAGCGAAAGCACTTCGTAAACTTCGCCACCCTTCTCGCTCTGAGCAACTTAAGAGTTTCTTAGACGGCGAATAAGGCCAGCAAGTAACATATAAAACTAAGCCTGCATTCGCAGGCTTTTTTTATTGCCCTCATATATTTTCAATTAAAATGAAAATCTTCATTTTTTGCTATTTTATAGGTTAGCCTTTGCTCAGCATAAAATTTGAGATTGATTAATGCAAAATATTTTTGTAGGTTAAGTCAATGTATTGATAGGTTAAATATAAAGAGTTAAGGCATACAGTTATATACCTCAATAGTTAGGATTATCGAACAGGACGTGTTTTATTTTTCCAGCTCTTATATAAACCAAACGTTTTCATCGATGACTCAATATCAAACGAGTGAACCATAGCTTCAACTTGTTCAGTTGTTTGTTGTTTCCAAGTTATGTTTTCTAAGTTGGCAAAACCTAATGTCATCGCGGCCATAATAGCAGCATTAAGTTTTAATTGTTTTTGGTCAACTTTGTCAAACGTATCTGATTGAGCATGATAATTTGAAGCGTAATTGGCATCTTGCTGGTTGGCAACAATATTTGCTACTCCATTCATCATAAAATCATAATTATCTGTGCCTACTACAGGTACATTAATTTGCTCAAACGGGCCAAGCTCTTGAACGGGTTGCAGTACCTTATTCAGTGCAGGGATAATATCAGCTCTACCATTGGTGAAAAAACCGCTGATTTTTCCGGTACCAATATCAATGGTAGAGGTCATAACGTGCTTACTTAATTGTTCAATATGGGTTTTAGTATATCCCCATGAACCGTATATCCCTTGCTCCTCACCGTTGTAAAGGGCAAATCGAATAGTACGCTTTGGAACAATATTTAATTTTTTTATTTGCCTAGCTATATCAATAACTAATGTGACATTAGAGCCATTATCTAGAGCACCGGTCCCCATATCAAAGGAATCAATATGTGCACCAAGTAGGACAATTTCATCTGGATAAGTTGAGCCTTTGATTTCTGCGATAACATTTTGCGTTTTATAGGCGCTTTCACTAGTAATATCGAGTTTGGCATTCAATACTAATGAATGTTTTTTACTTAAAAGGCGTTTAATTTTTAACGCTTGTTCACGTTCAATAACAACTATGGCAAGTTTACTATCTGCTCCTTTACTTGGAAGGTGTCGATAAAGTAGGTTTTTCTCACGAGACGACATATAGATGAGCCCTGCAGCTTCAACATTTATGGCACGCTGTTCAATGCCTACCGCATCTATATATTCTTGAAATAATCCATGGATACCAACTTTATCATCAAGTATTGCAGTTTCAACAAGTAACCATTTACCTTTTAAATGGTTTGGCTGTTTAAATGCTGCAAGTTCACCTTTACCAATATTTATAATCGGGGCTGTTAATCCACTACTTGATGTACCTTTGGTAAAGGGCATTGCTGCGATGCGAGCTGAGAAATAAATATTTTTCCCCGAAATGATTGCACTGGCGCTCTGCTCACTCCATGAACTTGGCATTGCAAAAGACTCTTTTTGAGCTTGAACCCCCGCTTGTTTAAATTTTTTTAGTGCCCAGTCTAGTGATTTTTCATTTGCTTTTGTACCAGTAAGTCTTGGGCCTATTTCATCAGTTAACTGTTGTAAGTCTTCTAAAATAGGCGTTTGACTTTTCATTGCATCAATTAATTTGTCAATCTCGTTAGTTTCTGCCAAGGCGGGAAAAACGCTAAAAACCAGTATTATTGTTATTTTTCTATAAATATTACTCATGTAATCCTCTTTCCTTAGTTTTGTTTTATCTTTACTTAGCGCTATTTAACTGTCAAGGATTGATTATAAATGCAGCAATTATTACTGACTGTCAATACGAGCATTTCAACAAGCTAATGATTGATCATTGCCTTTGTTCGTGGCTGCGCATTGTTCTCATAATTATCGCCTTAATTTACCCCTCAGATACACCACTAAGATCAAAAGCTAGAGACAAGCGTCGTTAACTAGGTACTTGGAATATTATCAACTATATACTTGCAGCAATTGCGATCCCTGCATATCATAAAGTCATAACAAAACAATAAAATTTATCCATGACAAAACACTTACTTACCTTACTTATTTGTGCGTTTTTTTCTCCAAACTCCATTGCACAAGCTGATTCCGAAGACTATTGGGATATCACTATTTTTGCAGGCCAAAGAACTTCAGATAACTTTGAAGACGATGAAGACTTAGAAGAAGGAGAAGAGCCCTTTGAAGTAGATTTTCTTAATGATGCGAGTGCCGGCATAATTCTTGGTTGGGAGTTTGACTACAACCGCACTGGCGAATTACTTTTTAGCCACTCTAACACTGAGTTTGATGGTGATATTCAACTCGACGATATGGAAATAAGCATTAGCTATTTGCACATTGGTGGCACGGTAACCGTAAGTGAAGGCAAAGTACCAATCTATATAGGTGGTGGCTTAGGTATTGCTCACCTTGCACCGGGAGATGGTAGCCTAGACTCAGAAACAAGGCCATCTGCGAACTTAGGGATAGGGGCAAAATTTAATTTTTCAGAGAGTTTTTCACTAAGGCTAGATGCTAGAGGCTACGCAACATTTTTTGATAGTGATGGTTACTTATTCTGCTCAGGAAATAAAGGCTG of Thalassotalea fonticola contains these proteins:
- the rpoD gene encoding RNA polymerase sigma factor RpoD, which translates into the protein MVQAPQSRLKELITKGKEQGYLTFAEVNDHLPQDIIDSDQVEDIIRMINDMGIQVFENAPDADELMMAEANTDEDAAEAAAQALATVESEIGRTTDPVRMYMREMGTVELLTRKGEIVIAKRIEEGIREVQRSVSEYPPAINYLLEQWDNFEAEELRLTDIIIGFLDPDAPDEVAPTATHVGSELSQEDLKDEDGEGSEDDEDEEEEDTGPDPELAREHFTELRKRYEAANTVIEAKGRNHQDSVEAIDAISECFKEFRLIPKLFDRLVKGMRDVMDRVRVQERLIMKHCVVGAGMPKTHFIKIFPGHETETEWLEAEIAAGHSYSEKLKIVSFDIERCVYKLTHLEEETFLSVQSIKDINRRMSIGEAKARRAKKEMVEANLRLVISIAKKYTNRGLQFLDLIQEGNIGLMKAVDKFEYRRGYKFSTYATWWIRQAITRSIADQARTIRIPVHMIETINKLNRISRQMLQEMGREPTPEELAERMVMPEDKIRKVLKIAKEPISMETPIGDDEDSHLGDFIEDGSGELPVDAATTENLKNATHEVLAGLTAREAKVLRMRFGIDMNTDHTLEEVGKQFDVTRERIRQIEAKALRKLRHPSRSEQLKSFLDGE
- a CDS encoding M28 family peptidase — translated: MSNIYRKITIILVFSVFPALAETNEIDKLIDAMKSQTPILEDLQQLTDEIGPRLTGTKANEKSLDWALKKFKQAGVQAQKESFAMPSSWSEQSASAIISGKNIYFSARIAAMPFTKGTSSSGLTAPIINIGKGELAAFKQPNHLKGKWLLVETAILDDKVGIHGLFQEYIDAVGIEQRAINVEAAGLIYMSSREKNLLYRHLPSKGADSKLAIVVIEREQALKIKRLLSKKHSLVLNAKLDITSESAYKTQNVIAEIKGSTYPDEIVLLGAHIDSFDMGTGALDNGSNVTLVIDIARQIKKLNIVPKRTIRFALYNGEEQGIYGSWGYTKTHIEQLSKHVMTSTIDIGTGKISGFFTNGRADIIPALNKVLQPVQELGPFEQINVPVVGTDNYDFMMNGVANIVANQQDANYASNYHAQSDTFDKVDQKQLKLNAAIMAAMTLGFANLENITWKQQTTEQVEAMVHSFDIESSMKTFGLYKSWKNKTRPVR
- a CDS encoding outer membrane protein codes for the protein MTKHLLTLLICAFFSPNSIAQADSEDYWDITIFAGQRTSDNFEDDEDLEEGEEPFEVDFLNDASAGIILGWEFDYNRTGELLFSHSNTEFDGDIQLDDMEISISYLHIGGTVTVSEGKVPIYIGGGLGIAHLAPGDGSLDSETRPSANLGIGAKFNFSESFSLRLDARGYATFFDSDGYLFCSGNKGCVMRTNSNMWLQGEFTAGLTYRF